The DNA segment ACGAACCCAAGCAGAAAGATTAAAGACATATAAAAATATCCTGGTAAATTGCGGTATTTTACCCAAAGAATCAAAAAACCATAAACTTATCGGCAATTATAATGGTTTTAGGGAATTTCATATCGGCAGTGATATTGTGGTTATATATTTTTTAAGTAAAAAAGATAACCGAATTGTCTTTGCACGCATAGGTTCACATAGCGAACTGTTTAAGAAATAACAATAATCAGATAATAGAACCTTTGTTTTTATTGATTTTCCGTGTTAGATATTAACTAAATGTCCCCGAAGCATATTCGCCTGCTTTTTTATCTCTATTGTTATGTCATCTTTTTCTTCTGTAAGTTTATCTTTTTCTTCAATTAGTCTTTCCCTATCTTTTAAAGCCAATACTGCAATGCTTTTAAATTGCCGTAAAAAGCTCAGTCCTTCTGAAGGTTTTTATGAGAATTTTATTTAGTAAAAAGCTCAGTTCTTCTAAAGGTTTTTATGAGAATTTTATTTAGTAATCACAAATAACTACTGTTCGTTGATTTTTTGTGCAAGTGGTGATAATCTTCACCTATGTTGCGTGTGGGCTTAGTAAGCTTTCTCAATGCCTGGCCGTTGTATCAGGCATTTCTCGTAGATTCTATAAATACAAAATATGATTTTACACAGTTGTTCCCGTCTGAATGCGCAGAAATGCTGCGAAATAAAGAAATTGACATAGGTATCATTCCAGTAATAGAATATGCATACCTTCCTCAAGAATATGTCATTGTGCCTTCTGTTTGTATTTCTTCTCCCGACTATGTAAAGAGTGTAGCCCTGTTTTGCAACAAACCCCTAAAAGAGGTCAAAACGGTGCTTCTGGATAAACATTCTCGTACCTCAAATGCACTCGTGCAGATATTATTAAGAGAAAAGTTTAAAAAAGAAGTGCGGTATGGATTTGATATTAAAAATTTTGATGCTCAAGTGGTTATCGGCGATGACGCATTGTTCAAAGAGAAGGAATTTCCATTAAATCAAATAGTGGACTTGGCCCATGAGTGGAAAACATTCACCCACTTGCCATTTGTCTTTGC comes from the Deltaproteobacteria bacterium genome and includes:
- a CDS encoding menaquinone biosynthesis protein, encoding MLRVGLVSFLNAWPLYQAFLVDSINTKYDFTQLFPSECAEMLRNKEIDIGIIPVIEYAYLPQEYVIVPSVCISSPDYVKSVALFCNKPLKEVKTVLLDKHSRTSNALVQILLREKFKKEVRYGFDIKNFDAQVVIGDDALFKEKEFPLNQIVDLAHEWKTFTHLPFVFALWIGYKEKITKKVVQNFIHAKEWGTTHIREIVDYFHDRFPYITKEEYTNYLTLNINYDLTEEKIKSIQLFFKLCYKLGLTPKNPSLNFF
- a CDS encoding type II toxin-antitoxin system YafQ family toxin translates to RTQAERLKTYKNILVNCGILPKESKNHKLIGNYNGFREFHIGSDIVVIYFLSKKDNRIVFARIGSHSELFKK